The following coding sequences lie in one Glycine max cultivar Williams 82 chromosome 19, Glycine_max_v4.0, whole genome shotgun sequence genomic window:
- the LOC100820515 gene encoding uncharacterized protein has product MLKLLNNNLRRLSSHLRWSSRRRFKPKLRFTKPTLEPHTEPSPPPTKPIRIATFNAAFFSMAPVLPEADDKTTTSSDDNIGRAKSPYDRPRSILKQSQPPLLGKSKLRVSINLPDNEISLRQTSFSEHERSKLGSLSWSWSFAEGGKERQRRTVVEVLRELNADVLGLQDVKAEEENGMKPLSDLASSLGMNYVFAESWAPQYGNAVLSKWPIKRWKLQKIFDHNDYRNVLKATIDVPQEGELHFYCTHLDHLDENWRMKQINAIIQSNDEPHILAGCLNSLNESDYSEERWTDIVKYYEEMGKPTPKVEVMKHLKSRHYTDAKDFSGECEPVVMIAKGQSVQGTCKYGTRVDYILSSSDSPYKFVTGSYLVLSSKGTSDHHIVKVDVVKVNSNPQENLTKKQGQPRQKVARIKPSPSKCIWKTHTGDID; this is encoded by the exons ATGCTTAAACTCCTCAACAATAACCTCCGTCGCCTCAGCTCCCACCTCCGCTGGTCCTCACGGCGTCGTTTTAAGCCCAAGCTACGCTTCACCAAGCCCACTCTCGAACCTCACACCGAACCTTCTCCTCCTCCAACGAAACCAATACGAATCGCAACGTTCAACGCCGCATTCTTCTCCATGGCACCGGTGCTTCCCGAAGCAGACGACAAAACCACCACCTCCTCGGACGACAACATAGGACGAGCGAAGTCACCCTACGATCGACCGCGGAGCATTCTGAAACAGTCGCAGCCTCCTTTGCTGGGGAAGTCAAAGCTGAGAGTGTCCATCAACTTACCCGACAACGAGATTTCGCTGCGCCAAACGAGCTTCTCCGAACACGAGAGATCGAAATTAGGGTCGTTGTCGTGGTCGTGGAGTTTCGCCGAGGGAGGAAAAGAGAGGCAGAGAAGAACGGTGGTTGAAGTTCTGAGAGAGCTAAACGCCGACGTTTTGGGCTTGCAAGACGTGAAGGCGGAGGAAGAGAACGGGATGAAGCCTTTGTCGGATTTGGCGAGTTCTCTGGGAATGAATTACGTCTTCGCCGAAAGCTGGGCTCCTCAATACGGCAACGCCGTTTTGTCCAAGTGGCCCATTAAACGCTGGAAGCTACAGAAAATCTTTGATCACAACGATTACAG GAATGTTCTGAAGGCCACTATCGATGTACCCCAAGAAGGTGAACTCCACTTTTACTGCACCCACCTTGATCATCTTGATGAGAATTGGAGAATGAAACAGATAAATGCAATAATTCAATCTAATGATGAGCCACACATTTTAGCTGGATGCCTTAATTCGCTCAATGAATCAGATTATTCCGAAGAAAGATGGACAGATATTGTAAAG TACTATGAAGAGATGGGAAAGCCAACACCGAAGGTTGAAGTGATGAAACATCTCAAGAGCAGACACTACACGGATGCTAAGGACTTTTCAGGGGAATGTGAGCCTGTTGTCATGATTGCCAAAGGACAAA GTGTCCAAGGGACATGTAAGTATGGAACTAGGGTTGATTACATATTATCTTCCTCAGATTCTCCATATAAATTCGTTACTGGATCCTACTTAGTCCTTTCTTCCAAAGGGACTTCAGATCATCACATAGTGAAAGTTGATGTGGTAAAAGTAAATAGTAATCCTCAGGAAAATCTGACAAAGAAGCAGGGACAACCAAGACAGAAAGTTGCAAGAATAAAACCAAGTCCATCGAAATGTATATGGAAAACACACACCGGAGATATAGATtga
- the LOC100819453 gene encoding probable LRR receptor-like serine/threonine-protein kinase RKF3 — protein sequence MSFPFYFYIFSVLFLTLYLPPPSLAANHTVPCPLHVDVLREVGGGRRPKFDSGTQCHYILQALHLLQADYLRRSSLFVPPLNSSESCWKTFQSFINEFDPSITDIRASCGFRTEWISQGCMNFTTKQEFEEIVPPNAIQPVVADCNQPLDNNAPCALCITKLSSMLSYLTGTTVGNVTDCRAYTQIYAASLSDQYGASDPGTAKCLFGLDFSSSGSGGKRRKILIAVVSVFCVLALAVFAGLWAYLRFKKRKEVAGTTELGLGSGLDSMNQSTTLIRFTFDDIKKATRNFSRDNIIGSGGYGNVYKGMLLDGSQVAFKRFKNCSVAGDASFTHEVEVIASVRHVNLVTLRGYCTATTNLEGHQRIIVTDLMENGSLYDHLFGSAKKNLSWPIRQKIALGTARGLAYLHYGAQPSIIHRDIKASNILLDHHFEAKVADFGLAKFNPEGMTHMSTRVAGTMGYVAPEYALYGQLTDRSDVFSFGVVLLELLSGRKALQTDNDGQPAALTDFAWSLVRNGSALDVVEDGVPEPGPPEVLEKYVLVAVLCSHPQLYARPTMDQVVKMLETDESVPSLMERPIPFIAGRLDIEKSALSNSGHLCSPTGYQAYTLQARRKSNSKEEEEEEEGSSVAETVTTD from the coding sequence ATGTCCTTTCCCTTCTATTTCTACATCTTTTCTGTTCTTTTCCTTACCTTGTATCTCCCACCTCCTTCCCTGGCCGCAAACCACACCGTCCCATGCCCCCTCCACGTCGACGTCCTCCGCGAGGTTGGCGGCGGGCGGCGGCCCAAGTTCGACTCCGGCACGCAGTGCCATTACATCCTCCAAGCCCTCCACCTCCTCCAGGCCGACTACCTCCGGCGCAGCAGCCTCTTCGTTCCGCCGTTGAACTCCTCGGAGTCGTGCTGGAAGACCTTCCAATCCTTCATCAACGAGTTCGACCCCAGCATCACCGACATCCGCGCCTCCTGCGGCTTCAGAACCGAGTGGATCTCCCAGGGCTGCATGAACTTCACCACCAAACAAGAATTCGAAGAAATTGTTCCCCCCAACGCAATCCAACCCGTGGTAGCGGACTGCAACCAGCCCCTCGATAACAACGCCCCCTGCGCCCTCTGCATCACCAAACTCTCCAGCATGTTATCCTACTTAACCGGAACAACCGTAGGTAACGTCACCGATTGCAGAGCCTATACTCAAATCTACGCCGCTTCTCTTTCTGATCAATACGGAGCCTCTGATCCTGGAACAGCTAAGTGCCTCTTCGGTCTCGATTTTTCCTCCTCCGGCTCCGGTGGTAAGCGACGAAAAATCCTTATTGCGGTCGTTTCCGTTTTCTGTGTGTTGGCTTTGGCTGTGTTTGCTGGGCTTTGGGCTTACTTGAGATTCAAGAAGAGGAAGGAGGTTGCTGGAACAACTGAGCTGGGTTTGGGTTCTGGGTTGGATTCAATGAACCAGAGCACCACTTTGATTAGGTTCACTTTTGATGACATTAAAAAGGCTACCAGGAACTTCTCCAGGGATAACATAATCGGAAGTGGTGGTTACGGGAATGTTTACAAAGGGATGTTATTGGATGGTAGCCAAGTTGCTTTTAAAAGGTTTAAGAATTGTTCTGTTGCTGGGGATGCTAGCTTCACTCATGAAGTTGAGGTTATTGCGAGTGTGAGGCATGTGAATCTTGTTACCTTGAGAGGTTATTGTACTGCTACCACCAATTTGGAAGGCCACCAGAGGATTATTGTCACTGATTTGATGGAAAACGGGAGTCTTTATGATCATTTATTCGGTTCTGCTAAGAAGAATCTCAGTTGGCCAATTCGTCAAAAGATTGCTCTGGGGACCGCTAGGGGGTTGGCTTATTTGCACTACGGAGCTCAACCTTCCATAATCCATAGGGATATTAAGGCTAGTAACATTCTTCTGGACCACCATTTTGAAGCCAAGGTTGCGGATTTCGGGTTGGCCAAGTTTAACCCCGAGGGAATGACTCATATGAGTACTAGAGTGGCTGGGACTATGGGGTATGTTGCTCCTGAGTATGCCTTGTATGGACAATTGACAGATAGAAGTGATGTGTTCAGCTTTGGGGTTGTGCTTCTTGAGCTCTTGAGTGGGAGAAAGGCCCTTCAGACGGACAATGATGGCCAACCCGCTGCACTCACTGACTTTGCTTGGTCGTTAGTTAGGAATGGTAGTGCTTTGGATGTTGTTGAAGATGGTGTTCCAGAACCTGGTCCACCAGAAGTTCTTGAGAAGTATGTGTTGGTTGCTGTGCTGTGTTCTCATCCACAGCTATATGCTAGGCCTACAATGGATCAGGTTGTTAAAATGCTTGAGACAGATGAATCTGTGCCCTCATTGATGGAAAGGCCAATTCCTTTTATTGCTGGGAGGCTTGATATTGAGAAATCTGCGCTGAGTAACTCGGGTCACCTATGCAGTCCAACTGGTTATCAAGCTTATACATTACAAGCTCGACGAAAATCTAATTctaaggaggaagaagaagaagaagaaggaagttCGGTGGCTGAGACTGTTACAACAGATTGA
- the LOC100819822 gene encoding sugar transporter ERD6-like 7, which produces MAIKEDVEEGMQKGVREPLVVRASKGHPWMVYFTTFVAVCGSYEFGACAGYSSPTQDAIRKDFSLSLAEYSLFGSILTFGAMVGAITSGPIADFIGRKGAMRVSSAFCVAGWLVIYFAEGPVYLDIGRLSTGYGMGVFSYVVPVFVAEIAPKELRGTLTTLNQFMITAAVSVSFTIGNVFSWRVLAIIGLIPTAVLLLGLFFIPESPRWLAKRGREKDFVAALQILRGNDADISEEAEEIQDYITTLERLPKSRLLELFHRRYLRSVTIGIGLMVCQQFGGINGICFYTSSIFELAGFSPTIGTITYACLQIVITGLGAALIDKAGRKPLLLLSGSGLVAGCTFVAVAFYLKVHEVGVEAVPALAVTGILVYIGSFSIGMGAIPWVVMSEIFPVNIKGLAGSVATLVNWFGAWLCSYTFNFFMSWSSYGTFILYAAINALAILFIIVAVPETKGKSLEQLQADINS; this is translated from the exons ATGGCGATCAAAGAAGATGTGGAGGAAGGCATGCAGAAAGGAGTCAGAGAGCCACTGGTGGTCCGTGCAAGCAAAGGGCATCCATGGATGGTTTACTTTACTACATTCGTTGCAGTGTGTGGTTCTTATGAATTTGGAGCTTGT GCGGGATATTCATCTCCCACTCAAGATGCTATCAGGAAGGATTTTAGTCTGTCTTTGGCAGAG TACTCCTTGTTTGGATCCATCTTGACTTTTGGTGCAATGGTTGGCGCAATAACAAGTGGGCCTATAGCCGATTTTATTGGACGGAAAGGG GCAATGAGAGTGTCAAGTGCTTTCTGTGTCGCAGGGTGGCTAGTTATTTACTTTGCTGAG GGCCCAGTGTATTTGGACATTGGGAGGCTATCAACAGGATATGGAATGGGAGTTTTTTCATATGTG GTTCCTGTCTTTGTAGCAGAAATTGCACCAAAAGAACTTCGAGGGACCCTGACTACCTTAAATCAG TTCATGATCACGGCTGCGGTGTCAGTGTCATTCACAATTGGAAACGTGTTTTCATGGAGGGTTTTAGCTATAATTG GCCTCATTCCCACTGCTGTATTGCTTTTGGGTCTGTTTTTCATTCCGGAGTCTCCTAGATGGCTG GCAAAGAGAGGACGTGAAAAAGATTTTGTGGCAGCACTGCAAATACTTCGTGGCAACGATGCTGATATATCTGAGGAGGCAGAGGAAATTCAG GATTATATAACTACTTTGGAGCGGCTCCCAAAATCCAGGCTGCTGGAATTGTTTCATAGAAGATATTTGCGCTCAGTCACT ATTGGAATAGGCCTTATGGTCTGCCAGCAGTTTGGGGGAATCAATGGAATTTGCTTTTATACCAGCAGTATTTTTGAACTAGCAG GATTTTCTCCGACCATCGGGACTATTACATATGCCTGCCTTCAG ATTGTGATCACAGGTCTTGGAGCAGCCTTAATAGATAAAGCTGGCAGGAAGCCCCTTCTTCTA TTATCCGGATCGGGATTGGTCGCAGGATGCACATTTGTAGCAGTTGCATTCTATCTCAAG GTTCACGAGGTTGGTGTTGAGGCAGTCCCAGCACTTGCCGTAACTGGCATACTG GTCTACATAGGATCATTTTCAATAGGAATGGGAGCAATTCCTTGGGTTGTGATGTCTGAG ATATTTCCTGTCAATATTAAAGGGCTGGCAGGAAGTGTGGCCACATTAGTGAACTGGTTTGGTGCATGGTTATGTTCCTATACTTTCAACTTCTTCATGAGCTGGAGCTCCTATG GTACCTTCATCCTTTATGCAGCAATTAATGCACTGGCTATATTGTTTATAATTGTTGCGGTGCCAGAAACCAAGGGGAAAAGCTTGGAACAATTACAAGCAGACATTAACTCATAG
- the LOC100775266 gene encoding protein RESISTANCE TO PHYTOPHTHORA 1, chloroplastic translates to MNTLISPPSTNRYLGGVPYSFLSPLRNITTNLNLPRFHSTVATNFLSHSPVLATLSARATSDEVDTQTVVEELAEEKKVEENTNEDNTSTFSSPIDKELKKVAQKTAATFAPRASTATKNPAVPGTVLYSVFEVQGYVSMLLGGALSFNLIFPSDEPDIWRLMGMWSIWMFTIPSLRARDCSKNEKEALNYLFLLIPLINVIIPFFWKSFAVVWSADVVAFLGMYAWKFGWLQRTD, encoded by the exons atgaacacGTTAATCTCACCGCCTTCTACAAACCGTTACCTTGGTGGGGTCCCTTACTCTTTCCTCTCTCCGCTTCGAAACATCACCACCAACCTTAACCTTCCGAGGTTCCATTCCACGGTTGCTACCAACTTCTTGTCACACTCTCCGGTTCTTGCCACACTCTCCGCACGTGCCACTTCTGATGAAGTAGACACGCAAACAGTGGTTGAGGAACTTGCAGAGGAGAAGAAAGTGGAAGAGAACACCAACGAGGACAACACAtccactttttcttctcctattgACAAAGAACTTAAAAAG GTTGCTCAGAAGACTGCTGCTACCTTTGCACCAAGGGCTTCCACGGCTACAAAAAACCCTGCAGTGCCCGGAACGGTTCTGTACAGTGTTTTTGAGGTTCAAGGGTATGTTTCAATGTTGTTGGGGGGAGCTTTGTCTTTTAATCTCATCTTCCCTTCTGATGAACCTGACATTTGGAGATTAATGGGAATGTGGTCCATTTGGATGTTCA CAATTCCTTCATTACGAGCTCGAGATTGCTCAAAGAATGAGAAAGAAGCTCTCAACTATCTTTTTCTCCTCATCCCATTGATCAATGTTATAATCCCATTCTTTTGGAAGTCCTTTGCTGTTGTTTGGTCAGCAGATGTAGTAGCCTTCTTGGGAATGTACGCATGGAAG TTTGGATGGCTTCAGAGAACGGATTAA
- the LOC100819980 gene encoding probable LRR receptor-like serine/threonine-protein kinase RKF3 codes for MPLFVFLATIFLTLPTLSLSVTSCLLNTTLLRSRPSSSVDSATRCRYILQTIRVLQSDYLHRTGFFFPPSSSSFSCWNTLQSSINQYDIRSSCNLPSSSISLSCNNITTKSQFENSLPNSALKPVWSTCNQSLKSSLACSQCNKTLSKLDSFLTEPSTGELVDCKAIASIYAASFSDPQDSGTANCLFNFGFSSSVSSGKRRNIPVVVFSVLAFFLLVFGALWAYFRFKQKQKKKDIGKIEMGLGSGLDSGFDSLNQSTTLIRFTFDEIKKASRNFAGDNIIGKGGYGNVYKGVLFDGTRVALKRFKNCSVAGDASFTHEVEVIASVRHVNLVALRGYCTATTNLEGHQRIIVTDLMENGSLCDHLFGSAKKKLSWSIRQKIAFGTARGLAYLHYGAQPSIIHRDIKSSNILLDHNFEAKVADFGLAKFNPEGMTHMSTRVAGTKGYVAPEYALYGQLTERSDVFSFGVVLLELLSGKKALHVDNDGQPSALTDFAWSLVRNGKALDVIEDGMPELGPIEVLEKYVLVAVLCCHPQLYARPTMDQVVKMLETEELEQPISSIAGRIDVDEKSVSSN; via the coding sequence ATGCCACTCTTTGTGTTCCTAGCCACCATCTTCCTCACTCTCCCAACCCTCTCCCTCTCTGTCACATCATGTCTCCTCAACACCACCCTCCTCCGTTCAAGACCCTCCTCCTCCGTCGACTCCGCCACGCGCTGTCGTTACATTCTCCAAACCATTCGTGTTCTCCAATCCGATTACCTCCACCGCACCGGTTTCTTCTTCCCTCCTTCTAGTTCTTCCTTCTCGTGCTGGAACACTCTCCAATCTTCCATCAACCAATACGACATTCGCTCCTCCTGCAACCTCCCTTCCTCTTCCATTTCCCTCTCCTGCAACAACATCACCACCAAATCCCAGTTCGAAAATTCTCTTCCAAACTCGGCTCTTAAACCCGTGTGGAGCACTTGTAACCAATCTCTTAAGAGTTCCTTAGCTTGTTCTCAATGCAATAAAACTTTGTCCAAGTTGGATTCTTTTCTCACGGAACCGTCCACTGGGGAACTCGTTGATTGCAAGgccattgcttctatctatgctgcTTCCTTCTCCGATCCGCAGGACTCCGGCACCGCCAACTGTTTGTTCAACTTCGGTTTTTCCTCTTCGGTTTCCAGTGGTAAGCGTCGAAACATTCCTGTTGTGGTTTTTTCTGTGTTGGCCTTTTTTTTGTTGGTCTTTGGTGCTTTATGGGCTTACTTTAGATTCAAGCAaaagcagaagaaaaaagatattGGTAAAATTGAGATGGGTTTGGGTTCTGGGTTGGATTCTGGGTTTGATTCTTTGAACCAAAGTACCACTTTGATTAGGTTCACTTTTGATGAGATTAAAAAGGCTAGTAGGAATTTCGCCGGTGACAACATAATTGGGAAGGGGGGTTATGGGAATGTTTATAAAGGGGTGCTTTTTGATGGGACTCGAGTTGCATTGAAGAGATTCAAGAATTGTTCTGTTGCTGGGGATGCTAGCTTCACTCATGAGGTTGAGGTAATTGCAAGTGTTAGGCATGTGAACCTTGTTGCCCTCAGAGGTTATTGCACTGCCACAACTAATTTAGAGGGTCACCAGAGGATTATTGTCACTGATTTGATGGAAAATGGGAGTCTTTGTGATCATTTATTTGGTTCTGCCAAGAAGAAACTCAGTTGGTCAATTCGTCAAAAGATTGCTTTCGGGACCGCTAGGGGGTTGGCTTATTTGCACTATGGAGCTCAACCTTCCATCATCCATAGGGatattaaatctagtaacatacTTCTGGACCACAATTTTGAAGCCAAGGTTGCGGATTTTGGATTAGCAAAGTTTAATCCTGAGGGAATGACTCATATGAGCACTAGAGTGGCTGGAACTAAGGGCTATGTTGCTCCTGAGTATGCCTTGTATGGACAGTTGACAGAGAGAAGTGATGTTTTCAGTTTTGGTGTTGTGCTTCTTGAGCTCTTAAGTGGGAAAAAGGCTCTTCATGTGGACAATGATGGCCAACCCTCTGCACTCACTGACTTTGCTTGGTCATTGGTTAGGAATGGTAAAGCTTTGGATGTTATTGAAGATGGTATGCCAGAACTTGGTCCAATTGAAGTTCTTGAGAAGTATGTGTTGGTTGCTGTACTATGTTGTCATCCACAATTATATGCTAGGCCAACAATGGATCAGGTTGTTAAAATGCTGGAGACAGAAGAATTGGAACAGCCAATCTCTTCTATTGCTGGGAGGATTGATGTTGATGAGAAATCAGTCAGTAGTAACTAG
- the LOC100818913 gene encoding receptor-like cytosolic serine/threonine-protein kinase RBK2, with product MKDEVDSPVGVLEDYFKSSESETSSSKEPSTIVDSDKSKPGSRWLAFLQLLRDTSKKPIATLHPLSVLKLSRRMSSSMRETIIDADSSLHRPPWKIFTHHEIQIATNCFTQENFIGKGGYAEVYKGCLPNGQLVAIKRLTHGTENETIGDFLSELGIMAHVNHPNTAKLVGYGVEGGMHLVLELSEKGCLASVLNGFKEKLPWSIRQKIALGTAKGIMYLHEGCQRRIIHRDITAANILLTEDFEPQICDFGLAKWLPENWTHHTVSKIEGTFGYLAPEYLLHGIVDEKTDVFAFGVVLLELVTGRRALDHSQQSLVLWAKPLLKKNSIRELIDPSLADDFDCRQIKIMLWAASLCIQQSSIHRPFMKQVVQLLNGNLSCFKFTKKSQHPFFRKVFQEELLDDSD from the exons ATGAAGGACGAGGTGGATTCCCCTGTTGGTGTTCTTGAGGACTATTTCAAGAGCTCGGAATCAGAAACTAGTTCTTCCAAAGAACCCAGTACTATTGTGGATTCTGATAAGTCAAAACCCGGTTCTAGGTGGCTTGCGTTTCTTCAATTGTTGAGGGACACATCGAAGAAGCCAATAGCCACATTGCATCCTCTTAGTGTCCTCAAGCTTTCGAGAAGAATGAGCAGTAGCATGAGGGAGACTATAATAGATGCAGATTCGTCCTTGCATAGACCACCCTGGAAGATCTTTACTCACCATGAGATACAAATTGCAACCAATTGCTTCACCCAAG AAAATTTTATTGGAAAGGGTGGTTATGCTGAGGTTTACAAAGGCTGTTTGCCAAATGGTCAGCTGGTAGCGATTAAACGGCTGACACATGGAACAGAAAATGAAACTATAGGGGACTTCTTATCAGAACTTGGCATAATGGCTCATGTAAACCACCCCAATACTGCTAAGTTAGTTGGCTATGGGGTGGAGGGAGGAATGCATTTAGTGCTTGAGTTGTCTGAAAAAGGGTGCTTAGCTTCAGTGCTTAATG GTTTCAAGGAGAAACTACCATGGTCTATAAGGCAGAAAATAGCATTAGGAACAGCTAAGGGTATAATGTATCTTCATGAAGGTTGTCAAAGAAGAATTATCCATAGAGATATAACAGCAGCAAATATCTTGCTTACCGAGGACTTTGAGCCGCAG ATTTGTGATTTCGGGCTAGCAAAATGGCTACCAGAGAATTGGACCCATCACACTGTTTCAAAAATTGAAGGGACTTTTGG TTATCTTGCTCCTGAATACTTGCTTCATGGGATAGTGGATGAGAAAACAGATGTATTTGCCTTTGGTGTAGTGCTATTAGAATTAGTCACAGGGAGACGAGCACTTGATCATTcacaacaaagccttgttttGTGG gCAAAACCTTTGCTGAAAAAGAATTCTATTAGGGAGCTGATTGATCCTTCATTAGCCGATGATTTTGACTGTCGTCAGATTAAAATTATGCTCTGGGCGGCTTCTTTATGCATTCAACAATCTTCTATTCATCGTCCCTTTATGAAACAG GTTGTACAACTTTTGAATGGTAACCTTAGCTGCTTTAAGTTCACGAAGAAATCTCAACATCCATTCTTCCGAAAAGTCTTTCAAGAAGAGCTTCTTGACGATTCTGATTAA